The following is a genomic window from Moorella sp. Hama-1.
GCCGCTTTTCGCATCATACGTAGCCGGCAGGAAAGGAGCGTCTACGACCTGACCAGTGGCAACAATTATAATGTCCGCCTCAATAGCAACCGCCGGCTCACCTGTTTTCACCGGTTTTCTCCTGCCAGTGTTGTCTTTTTCACCAAGCTTCATGGGGTCGTAGTAAAACTTCTCCGCTTTGCCAGTGCCTTCAATCCTGGCCGGACCAGCCAGGAAAACGAAGCTGACTCCCTCCTCCCTAGCATGAGCTACTTCTTCGGCATAGGCCGGCATTTCCTCTTCCGTTCGACGGTAGGCCACGGTTACCCGGCCCGCGCCAAGCCTTAGGGCTGAACGGGCTGCATCGATGGCCACGTTGCCGCCTCCAATTACAACCACTTTTTTGCCGTGGAGACCGCCGGCTCTACCCAGGTTCACATCTTGGAGGAAACTTACCCCGGAAAGTACTCCGGAAAGATCCTCGCCGGGGATGCCCAGGGGCTTGTTGCCGTGGGCCCCGACGGCAAACAAAACGCTGTCGTATTCCTGCCGCAGCTTTTCCAGGCTAACATCGGAACCTACCTTAACCCCGGTTCTAATTTCCACGCCCATTTTCTCCAGGCGGGCTATTTCTTTCCGTACTGGCTCCTTGGGTAAACGGTAGTCGGGGATTCCCACGGCCAGCATCCCTCCGGCCACGGGCAAGGCTTCATATACTTTGACCCGGTAGCCTTTTTTCGCCAGGTAATAAGCGGCGCTTAGACCGGCGGGACCTGCCCCCACGATAGCGACTTTTTTGCCGTTTGCCGGTTCCATGGCCGGGAGGGGCAAACTGTCGCCGCAGCTGGCAAAGGTCTGGTCTGCGGCGGTGCGCTTCAGGAGGCGGATCTGGATGGCGTCATCTATCGTGGCCCGGCGGCATTTGCTTTCGCACGGGTGGTCGCAAACACGACCGCAAATAGCCGGAAACGGATTAGCTACGCTTATTGTCTTATAGGCTTCCGTGTACTGTCCTTTCCTGATCTGATCGATATACAAGGGTACATCGACGCCGGCTGGACAGGCTTCCTGGCAAGGAGCATAGTAAGGTTCGTAATGAAATTCCAGTTGGGCGACTATTTCTTCTTTGGGGAAATTGGGCAGAGCCACCCCCCTGACGCTGGGAATATCCTTGTAGCCTAGCTGGGCTAGGAGCCTGGCCAGATCATGGTTTAATTTGGCAAAATACTCGACGCCCTTAAGGACAGCGATAGAATGAACGCCAACGGCATTACAGCCTACCATCAAATATTCCACCGCGTCTTCAGCGCAGGTGACGCCGCCGGTGCCGACAAGGTTGGTACATCCGTTTCTGGCTATCTCGGAATTGATCCGCAATGCGATCGGCCTGATGGCTCCCCCTGACAGCCAGCCGTAGCCGTTTTTACTCATCATTTCCGGTCTGGCGTTTTTAATATCAATTTTTAGGGTGGGGCCAATGGAAT
Proteins encoded in this region:
- a CDS encoding FAD-dependent oxidoreductase yields the protein MIDLKNLQGADLTTELCGIKLKSPFILSSGPLTYAAEGIIRAYEYGCGAVVTKTIRHQAAINPVHHIGKINKDSLINCEKWADSAPEVWFEREIPMAKKAGVVVIASVGHTLPEAEDLVKPCEDAGADFIELVSYTEDTLLPMLDAALKRVKIPVLCKLSGNWPDPVGTAKKALEMGASGITAIDSIGPTLKIDIKNARPEMMSKNGYGWLSGGAIRPIALRINSEIARNGCTNLVGTGGVTCAEDAVEYLMVGCNAVGVHSIAVLKGVEYFAKLNHDLARLLAQLGYKDIPSVRGVALPNFPKEEIVAQLEFHYEPYYAPCQEACPAGVDVPLYIDQIRKGQYTEAYKTISVANPFPAICGRVCDHPCESKCRRATIDDAIQIRLLKRTAADQTFASCGDSLPLPAMEPANGKKVAIVGAGPAGLSAAYYLAKKGYRVKVYEALPVAGGMLAVGIPDYRLPKEPVRKEIARLEKMGVEIRTGVKVGSDVSLEKLRQEYDSVLFAVGAHGNKPLGIPGEDLSGVLSGVSFLQDVNLGRAGGLHGKKVVVIGGGNVAIDAARSALRLGAGRVTVAYRRTEEEMPAYAEEVAHAREEGVSFVFLAGPARIEGTGKAEKFYYDPMKLGEKDNTGRRKPVKTGEPAVAIEADIIIVATGQVVDAPFLPATYDAKSGLTSITGVFVAGDCVTGPASVIKAIAAGREAAATIDKYLGGTGLVMDAYGVKRTRAVDVVIAEDGTRKAEAELLTVERRIPGFAEVELGLTEKSAREEANRCLHCGCTNCQRCVAACAYKARKLEFPIMTVDKELCRHCGACVSVCPTGALTAVVVNPQAGSQGDGH